One region of Brassica napus cultivar Da-Ae chromosome A10, Da-Ae, whole genome shotgun sequence genomic DNA includes:
- the LOC106419424 gene encoding transcription factor bHLH143: MPLDNRQQKWLLPLGLIPQEDIATGSSCPGAPLSKVYAAEHQFRYLQPPPFQALLSSYGKQVAAPERTLKPPQKRFLVFDQSENQTRLLQCGFPLRVPSSVAAAEQGRILNSLNLEKGLSKEILLHEDHVNGEEEESEMHEDTEEINALLYSDDEDNDDCESDDEVTSTGHSPFPVEQQACNNKTTEEELDETESCGDDGPRLKRQKVLDHSSYREDLSPSPSFVVGTKSLTNLKRSSDEKLQESNISSSNQEMGSGLSDEEETRKDTALRILESVVPGAQGKEALLLLDEAIDYLKLLKRELTSPQPKGLNNHW; encoded by the coding sequence ATGCCTCTTGATAACAGGCAACAGAAATGGTTGTTGCCATTGGGCTTGATTCCTCAGGAGGACATAGCTACCGGGTCTTCCTGTCCTGGAGCTCCTCTCAGTAAAGTGTATGCAGCTGAGCATCAATTTCGCTATCTGCAGCCACCACCGTTCCAGGCCTTACTCTCCAGTTATGGAAAACAAGTTGCTGCTCCAGAGAGGACACTCAAGCCTCCTCAGAAAAGATTCCTAGTATTCGATCAGTCAGAGAATCAGACTCGTTTGTTACAGTGTGGGTTTCCACTGCGTGTTCCTTCCTCTGTGGCTGCTGCAGAGCAAGGGAGAATCCTCAATTCCCTAAACCTAGAGAAAGGGTTAAGTAAAGAGATATTGCTCCATGAAGATCATGTTAATGGAGAAGAGGAGGAGTCAGAGATGCACGAAGACACTGAGGAAATCAACGCACTACTGTATTCTGATGATGAAGACAATGATGATTGCGAGAGTGATGATGAAGTGACGAGCACAGGTCACTCTCCATTCCCAGTTGAACAACAAGCGTGCAATAATAAAACAACAGAAGAAGAACTGGATGAAACCGAAAGCTGTGGTGATGATGGTCCACGTCTTAAAAGGCAGAAAGTACTGGACCATTCTTCATACAGAGAAGACCTATCACCATCACCATCCTTTGTGGTGGGTACCAAGAGTCTCACTAATCTCAAAAGGTCATCAGACGAGAAACTTCAAGAGTCCAACATCTCAAGCAGCAATCAAGAAATGGGTTCTGGTCTGAGCGACGAGGAAGAGACGAGGAAAGACACCGCTCTGAGGATCCTTGAGAGCGTAGTTCCGGGAGCACAAGGAAAAGAAGCTCTGTTGCTTCTAGACGAAGCCATTGATTATCTCAAGCTGCTGAAGCGAGAGTTAACCTCACCGCAACCAAAAGGTTTAAACAACCACTGGTGA
- the LOC106419428 gene encoding protein EXORDIUM-like 4: protein MAYTHRFAALLILLSATIGFSTAALVEEQPLVLKYHNGILLKGNVTLNLVWYGKFTSIQRSIIVDFIRSLSSSAVPSKGPSVASWWKTTEKYKGGSSNIVVGKQLLLENYPLGKSLKSPYLRALSGKLNGGGVRSITVVLTAKDVAVEGFCMNRCGTHGAKARSVNSGAYVWVGNSETQCAGYCAWPFHQPMYGPQSPPLIAPNGDVGVDGMIINLATLLVNTVTNPFKSGYFNGGNQEAVSVCTGMFGSGSYPGYAGRVLVDKTTGASYNALGLAGRKYLLPAMWDPQTSKCKTLV from the coding sequence ATGGCATACACTCACCGTTTCGCCGCTCTACTCATCCTCCTCTCCGCCACCATCGGCTTCTCCACCGCCGCGTTGGTAGAAGAGCAGCCTCTGGTGCTCAAGTACCACAACGGCATTCTCTTGAAAGGAAACGTCACTCTCAACCTCGTCTGGTACGGGAAGTTCACATCAATCCAACGGTCCATCATCGTCGACTTCATCCGCTCTCTCAGCTCCTCCGCCGTCCCATCAAAAGGCCCATCCGTGGCCTCGTGGTGGAAGACGACGGAGAAGTACAAAGGCGGCTCTTCAAATATCGTCGTCGGTAAACAGCTCCTCCTCGAGAACTACCCTCTCGGAAAATCGTTAAAGAGTCCTTACCTCAGAGCTCTCTCGGGTAAGCTCAACGGAGGTGGTGTTAGGTCGATAACCGTCGTTTTAACGGCGAAGGACGTCGCCGTTGAGGGGTTCTGCATGAACCGGTGCGGGACTCACGGCGCGAAAGCGCGCTCCGTTAACAGCGGAGCTTACGTCTGGGTGGGAAACTCTGAAACGCAGTGTGCTGGCTACTGCGCGTGGCCGTTTCATCAGCCTATGTACGGACCTCAGTCTCCGCCGTTAATCGCGCCTAACGGAGACGTCGGAGTTGACGGAATGATTATTAACCTCGCGACGCTACTGGTTAACACCGTCACGAATCCGTTTAAAAGCGGTTACTTTAACGGCGGGAATCAGGAAGCCGTTTCAGTCTGTACCGGTATGTTCGGGTCGGGTTCTTACCCGGGTTACGCGGGTCGGGTTCTCGTAGACAAGACAACCGGAGCGAGTTACAACGCCTTGGGACTcgccgggaggaaatatcttttGCCAGCGATGTGGGACCCGCAGACTTCAAAATGTAAGACTTTGGTTTGA
- the LOC125579076 gene encoding zinc finger MYM-type protein 1-like, with amino-acid sequence MSASRIYLSGAKKRAKKRRVEELVKSQSGSLLKYFKKPASLGTDEDHEIDGTSEDSSETSEVDGSEPDDEVDGVRTGYGNHDQEENRDRAEIDDEDVNSNAADEHFKEDDSAFDLMDPGNWRKIDQKLRDYLVEKGPLPPPSEDYIFPKNESGRHFSHRNYKRIMKNGDMQHRRWLVYSTTFDKIYCFCCKLFTRYKETTQLAGIGFLDWNNTGIRLSQHETSHDHIMCMSQWMELEMRLQKNQTIDKCVQEEIEKEKNHWRELLLRLFSVVEYLAKSNIAFRGSNDKIGQENNGNFLGNIEMIGKFDPVMREHIRRITKGETRYHYLSYKIQNELIGMLSSEIKFIIIKKIKEAKFFSVILDCTPDISHKEQMSLIIRCVDISVSPVQIEEFFLTFLEVEDKSGKGLFELLCDTLVGLKLDINDVRGQGYDNGSNMKGKNKGVQKRLLDINPRAFYTPCGCHNLNLAICDIAKSSDKAMSFFGIIQRLYNFFQPSTTRWEMYRKMVGGFTLKPLSDTRWESHLESVKAIRFKAPEIRDVLLYFAENSEDPGARSDAECLAISETHGIGGFEFLFGLVIWYDVLFAVNTVSKTLQSEDIDIDDAIAQLKGLVSFFQKYREMGFQEAKAEASKIAIAMDIEPMFNKRNKRLIKRKTHFDEERDKGDDVCQVLSVEDDFRINYFFKMMDQAIVSFQTRLEQFKEYENIFGFLFSLRKLNSTSDDILKSKCSNLEAFLKHGADSDIDGNDLFMEIKIFREVLPKTFKKNVEVPDYLKRMKDSYPSIWIAYRIMLTIPVSVASAERSFSKLKLIKSYLRSTMSQERLNGLAMLSIEKALIQNLNYESLMNDFAEKTARRVIFQNR; translated from the coding sequence ATGAGTGCATCAAGAATATACCTTTCTGGAGCTAAGAAAAGAGCAAAGAAAAGAAGAGTAGAAGAACTAGTGAAGTCTCAGTCAGGTTCTCTGTTAAAGTATTTTAAGAAACCAGCATCGCTTGGAACTGATGAGGACCATGAGATTGATGGAACTAGTGAGGATAGTAGTGAAACTAGTGAGGTTGATGGATCTGAACCAGATGATGAGGTTGATGGGGTTAGAACTGGATATGGAAACCATGATCAAGAAGAGAATAGGGATAGAGCTGagatagatgatgaagatgtCAACTCAAATGCAGCGGACGAGCATTTTAAAGAAGATGATTCAGCCTTTGATCTTATGGATCCTGGAAATTGGAGAAAAATTGACCAGAAGTTAAGAGATTATTTGGTTGAGAAAGGTCCTCTCCCACCACCATCTGAAGATTATATTTTCCCCAAAAATGAAAGTGGTAGACACTTTTCACATAGAAATTACAAAAGGATCATGAAGAATGGAGATATGCAGCACCGGCGTTGGTTAGTTTATTCAACAACATTCGACAAGATCTATTGTTTTTGTTGCAAGTTGTTCACCCGTTACAAGGAAACTACTCAACTAGCAGGCATTGGATTTTTGGATTGGAATAATACTGGAATAAGGCTGAGCCAACATGAAACCAGTCATGATCACATTATGTGTATGAGCCAGTGGATGGAACTAGAGATGAGGCTGCAAAAGAATCAGACAATTGATAAGTGTGTCCAAGaggaaatcgaaaaagagaagAATCATTGGAGGGAGCTTTTACTGAGATTATTTTCAGTGGTGGAGTATTTGGCTAAGAGTAATATAGCATTCCGTGGATCTAATGACAAAATTGGCCAAGAGAACAATGGAAATTTTCTGGGGAATATTGAGATGATTGGTAAATTTGATCCTGTAATGAGGGAGCACATCAGGCGAATCACCAAAGGAGAAACCCGATACCATTATCTCAGCTACAAAATTCAGAATGAGTTGATTGGAATGTTGAGTTCTGAAATCAAGTTTATAATCATTAAGAAGATTAAAGAGGCAAAATTCTTCTCGGTTATTCTTGATTGTACTCCAGATATCAGCCACAAAGAGCAAATGTCTCTCATTATTCGATGTGTGGATATATCAGTGAGTCCAGTTCAGATTGAAGAATTTTTTCTTACCTTTCTCGAAGTTGAAGATAAATCAGGAAAAGGGCTTTTTGAGCTATTATGTGATACACTGGTTGGTTTGAAGTTGGATATTAATGATGTCAGAGGACAAGGTTATGACAATGGATCCAACATGAAAGGAAAAAACAAAGGAGTGCAGAAGAGATTGTTGGATATCAATCCGAGAGCATTTTATACACCATGTGGTTGTCATAATCTGAACTTGGCTATTTGTGATATTGCTAAATCTTCTGATAAAGCGATGTCTTTCTTTGGGATTATCCAgcgtttatataattttttccaaCCTTCTACGACTAGGTGGGAGATGTACAGAAAAATGGTGGGAGGTTTCACGCTTAAACCGCTATCAGATACGCGATGGGAAAGTCACCTCGAAAGCGTTAAGGCTATACGTTTTAAAGCTCCAGAAATCAGAGATGTCTTACTTTACTTTGCAGAAAACAGTGAGGATCCAGGAGCACGGAGTGATGCTGAATGTCTTGCGATAAGTGAAACACATGGAATTGGAGGGTTTGAGTTCTTGTTTGGTCTGGTTATATGGTATGATGTTCTGTTTGCTGTTAATACTGTGAGCAAGACGCTACAGTCTGAAGATATTGATATCGATGATGCCATTGCTCAGCTAAAGGGGTTAGTTTCTTTTTTCCAAAAGTATAGAGAAATGGGATTTCAAGAAGCAAAAGCTGAAGCTTCAAAAATTGCCATTGCTATGGATATTGAACCCATGTTTAACAAGAGGAACAAGCGCCTTATTAAAAGGAAAACTCATTTTGATGAAGAGCGAGACAAAGGTGATGATGTTTGTCAGGTTCTAAGTGTGGAGGATGATTTCagaatcaattattttttcaaaatgatgGACCAAGCTATTGTTTCTTTCCAAACAAGGTTAGAACAATTTAAAgagtatgaaaatatttttgggtttttgttcaGTCTACGAAAGCTCAACTCAACAAGCGATGATATTTTGAAGAGTAAATGTTCTAACCTTGAAGCTTTTCTTAAGCATGGAGCAGATTCTGATATTGATGGGAATGATTTGTTCAtggaaatcaaaattttcagagaAGTTTTGCCAAAGACTTTCAAGAAGAATGTAGAAGTGCCGGATTATTTGAAGAGAATGAAGGATAGCTATCCGAGTATATGGATTGCTTACAGGATAATGCTCACCATTCCTGTTTCAGTTGCTTCAGCTGAAAGAAGTTTTTCTAAGTTGAAGTTGATAAAGTCTTATCTACGATCTACTATGTCACAGGAAAGGTTAAACGGATTGGCTATGCTATCGATCGAGAAAGCTTTAATTCAAAATCTCAATTATGAAAGTTTGATGAATGATTTTGCTGAAAAAACTGCAAGAAGAGTTATTTTTCAAAATCGGTAG